In candidate division WOR-3 bacterium, a single window of DNA contains:
- a CDS encoding 4-hydroxy-tetrahydrodipicolinate reductase yields the protein MIKIIICGAAGRMGREIISAAQESHDFNIIAGVEAPDNPNIGKTIAGITIIDDLISVVPESDCVIDFTNHQAALENLQKVKDFKKPFVTGTTGFSDSEMQTFVEFSKQFPIFLAPNMSVGVNHLYKLVEDSAKVLSDFDVEIVETHHRAKKDAPSGTARAIARVIKGVRPDVGFIYGREGLVGERKKDEVCVNSVRGGDVVGEHRVLFLGNGEFIELRHYATSRRCFAAGTLEAVRFIIKKTAGLYGMQDLLVV from the coding sequence ATGATTAAGATAATAATTTGCGGTGCGGCAGGCAGGATGGGGAGGGAGATTATCTCCGCTGCTCAGGAATCCCATGACTTCAATATTATCGCCGGAGTCGAAGCTCCTGACAACCCCAATATAGGTAAGACGATAGCGGGAATAACAATCATAGATGATTTGATTTCTGTAGTACCGGAGAGTGATTGTGTGATTGACTTCACGAATCATCAGGCAGCGCTTGAGAATCTTCAGAAGGTTAAAGATTTCAAAAAACCGTTTGTCACCGGCACGACCGGATTCAGTGATTCCGAGATGCAGACCTTTGTAGAATTTTCAAAGCAATTTCCGATATTCCTCGCTCCCAATATGTCTGTGGGTGTAAATCATTTGTACAAACTGGTCGAAGATTCTGCAAAGGTTCTTTCGGACTTCGACGTGGAGATCGTCGAAACTCATCACCGGGCGAAAAAAGATGCTCCTTCAGGAACAGCCAGGGCGATCGCCCGGGTCATAAAGGGAGTGAGACCTGATGTCGGTTTTATCTACGGCAGGGAAGGGCTGGTCGGAGAACGAAAAAAGGATGAGGTATGCGTTAATTCAGTGCGCGGCGGTGATGTGGTAGGAGAACACCGTGTTTTGTTCCTGGGGAACGGTGAATTCATTGAATTGAGGCACTATGCCACTTCAAGACGTTGTTTTGCTGCGGGAACACTTGAAGCGGTTCGTTTTATCATAAAAAAAACCGCCGGCCTTTACGGCATGCAAGATCTGCTGGTTGTCTGA
- a CDS encoding 4-hydroxy-tetrahydrodipicolinate synthase — MYKGSFVAIVTPFKDNGLDEEGLRKNIRFLVDKGSNGIVACATTGESPSLSEDEFERVIKIALEEVDNRVPVIAGAGTNSTAKTIKLVQKVEKFGAQGALVVAPYYNKPTQEGLYQHFRRVSEASGIPIIVYNVPSRTGCNISPDTVVRLANDCKNIVGLKAASGNLDQVSDVIRQCSEEFDVLSGDDSLTFPMLAIGAKGVISVIANILPNEVALMCRLFFEGNIKEARKIHLKLFPLVKALFIETNPVPVKKAMELMGMPSGKPRLPLVEMSQVNVPILKKKLIEFGVEL, encoded by the coding sequence ATGTACAAAGGGTCTTTTGTAGCGATTGTCACCCCGTTTAAAGATAATGGACTTGATGAAGAGGGTTTGAGGAAAAATATCAGATTTTTGGTGGATAAAGGTTCGAACGGCATCGTCGCCTGCGCGACAACCGGAGAGAGCCCGAGTTTGAGTGAGGATGAATTTGAGAGAGTCATTAAGATAGCACTGGAAGAGGTTGATAACAGGGTGCCGGTGATCGCCGGAGCAGGTACCAATTCTACGGCAAAGACGATAAAACTTGTTCAGAAGGTCGAAAAATTCGGTGCTCAGGGAGCACTGGTCGTGGCTCCTTATTATAACAAGCCGACACAGGAAGGGCTCTATCAACATTTCCGTCGTGTGAGTGAAGCGAGCGGTATTCCGATAATCGTCTATAATGTACCGAGCAGAACAGGATGCAATATTTCACCCGATACTGTTGTGAGATTGGCTAACGATTGCAAGAACATCGTCGGTTTGAAGGCGGCAAGCGGTAATTTAGACCAGGTCTCGGATGTGATAAGGCAGTGCAGTGAGGAGTTTGATGTGTTATCCGGAGATGATTCTTTGACATTCCCTATGCTTGCGATCGGTGCGAAAGGGGTTATTTCGGTAATAGCGAATATCCTTCCCAATGAAGTGGCATTGATGTGCCGACTCTTCTTTGAAGGGAATATCAAGGAGGCGAGAAAGATACATCTCAAGTTGTTCCCGCTGGTTAAGGCATTGTTCATCGAGACCAATCCGGTTCCGGTCAAAAAGGCGATGGAATTGATGGGTATGCCGTCCGGAAAACCCCGTTTGCCGCTCGTTGAGATGAGTCAGGTTAATGTTCCGATTTTGAAAAAGAAGCTGATAGAATTTGGTGTTGAACTATGA
- a CDS encoding glycosyltransferase family 2 protein: MKVSIVVPAYNEAVNIPFLIEEFDKFIKKHRNYEVILVDDGSEDGTSSIAEEHKRGYLKVVRHKRNMGKTQAIISGTKAARGDVIVIFDADLQYDPDDIPRLVELIENGADVATGWKQGDYDKKFVSRIYNSWARRLFDLEIHDMNSVKAFKKELLNDIPLRKDWHRYIVPLAKDAGYKIQEVKVTLRPRKYGSPKYQSKFRILIGLFDLLAVKFQLTFMQKPLLYFGTIGLFSIGLGILTGIVTIILRLLGHGFRPLLYLVILLIISGILFFSLALIGESIRAILDRLEKREL, from the coding sequence ATGAAGGTTTCCATTGTGGTCCCTGCATATAACGAAGCGGTGAATATTCCTTTTCTGATAGAGGAATTCGATAAATTCATCAAGAAACATAGAAATTACGAAGTGATTCTTGTGGATGACGGTTCTGAAGACGGAACATCTTCGATTGCTGAAGAACATAAGAGGGGTTATTTGAAGGTTGTAAGACACAAAAGGAATATGGGAAAGACCCAGGCGATTATATCCGGCACAAAAGCGGCTCGGGGTGATGTGATTGTAATTTTTGATGCTGACCTTCAATACGACCCTGATGATATTCCCAGATTGGTCGAACTCATCGAAAACGGGGCGGATGTAGCCACAGGATGGAAGCAGGGGGATTACGACAAGAAATTTGTTTCCCGAATATACAATTCTTGGGCACGGCGTCTGTTTGATCTTGAAATCCATGATATGAATTCCGTCAAGGCTTTTAAGAAAGAATTGCTCAACGATATTCCGTTGAGAAAAGACTGGCATCGCTATATTGTACCTCTCGCCAAAGACGCCGGTTATAAAATTCAGGAAGTGAAGGTTACTCTCCGTCCTCGTAAATACGGCTCTCCAAAATACCAGAGTAAATTCAGAATATTGATAGGGCTTTTCGATCTGCTCGCCGTTAAATTCCAATTGACATTTATGCAGAAACCGCTTCTGTACTTCGGGACGATAGGACTTTTCTCCATAGGACTGGGGATCTTGACCGGTATTGTGACGATCATCCTTCGGCTGCTGGGGCATGGTTTCAGGCCGCTTCTGTATCTTGTTATTCTTTTGATTATTTCCGGCATTCTCTTTTTTTCTCTTGCACTTATCGGTGAATCAATACGGGCAATTCTCGATCGACTTGAAAAAAGAGAACTTTAA